The following are from one region of the bacterium genome:
- a CDS encoding periplasmic heavy metal sensor, with translation MTGTWWTKVLLFSTMMLAGSILAFHAKGGMNKDRPGVSRGQKIEQMADHLELNQDQVDRIDDLRYEMKKKSIDMHADLEKARLELQRLMDADDLNRKAIISQVENVNELEDKLGILKIENMLDVSDVLTFEQRKMAKDLRQSKRMGSKVSRQGKFNNEEKNHQHEEGMRHGMDMKEMPRDLPASKAK, from the coding sequence ATGACCGGAACATGGTGGACAAAGGTCTTATTATTCTCGACGATGATGCTCGCAGGAAGTATCCTAGCTTTTCATGCGAAGGGAGGGATGAATAAAGACCGACCCGGAGTTTCCCGAGGACAAAAAATCGAGCAAATGGCCGATCACTTGGAACTGAACCAAGATCAAGTGGATAGGATCGACGACCTCAGGTATGAAATGAAAAAAAAGAGCATTGATATGCATGCTGATCTGGAGAAGGCCAGACTTGAACTTCAGAGACTCATGGATGCCGATGATCTTAACCGCAAAGCCATAATATCTCAGGTTGAGAATGTGAATGAGCTTGAAGATAAACTTGGAATTCTGAAAATCGAAAATATGCTCGATGTCTCAGATGTCTTGACTTTCGAACAAAGAAAGATGGCGAAAGATCTACGACAAAGCAAAAGAATGGGTAGTAAGGTGTCGAGACAAGGGAAATTCAATAATGAAGAAAAGAATCATCAGCATGAAGAGGGGATGAGGCATGGTATGGACATGAAGGAGATGCCAAGGGATTTACCGGCATCTAAAGCCAAATAA